aaatattataaataataatttgatattaaatataagattcaatttaatatttaattttttaattcaatttatattttataaaaaaataaaatttaattaataatctatcaaaataaaattctctctatataaaaattagtcttataaaaacaatttattaattttctgtacatgttaaatttaataaaaatattatttatatactaaaattaattattagaattagttattatattatatatatatatatatattatttaggataatttctcaaataaataaaCTGCTTGAAATGTTTACCCAAATACATAAAATGGAATCCTCCTACGTGAATGTGCAAAATGAATTCTATGTAATCCGTGGCAAGTTAACACGGTTTTGGATTTATACGTAAACCGTGGGAGGTTCCAACGGTTTAGGAACATGGCATGGCATGCATAAACCGTGATAGGTTACTACGGTTTATGAAGAAGACGCTATGAATATAAAACCCGGTAACCTACCGCGATTTATGAACAAGTTTCAATAAGCATAAACTCCTGTAACCTCCCACGGTTTATGCGTTGTGGCCTATAAATACATAATCCGCTGAAGGCTATCACGGATCATTTGTCTCACCCAAAAAATTTTGAAGCTTGTTGTGTTGAGAGGAATTTGGAAAAACTTTgaaggtttgaaggaggagtcCGTTGGATCCAATGGAGTGTGAGGATCGCTTGTACCGACTAAATGGCGTTGCTCACGTGGCAGGATACATCGATGAAGAggtaagttattattattaacattattattaatattgttaGTAATGTTATTTATATAAATGTTGATATTATGAGCGTTATTgttagtaaaaattttttttatgtttatttggaTTATTATTctgattaatattatttatataaatattgatattgttatggttattgttaataaaaatataattgtttATATAGAAATTGGTATTATTATGGTTATGGTTAgtaagaatattttatttttcttattcttattgttatttctactaatattatttatataaatattgatattattaggattattgttggtaaaaatatattttattatgtttatCCTTATTGTTATTCTGATTagagttatttatataaatattaatattattattgttattgttagtaaaaatattactTGTTGGTTAGAAATTGCTATTACCATGGTTATTGTtagtagaatttaatttttttatttttattgttattctagtaattttttataagttaTGTTTGATGGTATTAGTGATGGATGTATGTTGATGGTTTTTGTTACCCACATTTTGCAACCTGCTAGGGTTATTAGCGGCGTCAGAAGACAACAAAATATGCCGTTACACGACCGGATTATACCCTATCTGGAGACAGCGGGCTTGTATCATTTGGCTAGGCTTAACAGTCAGTGATTCTGGGTTGATGAGCCTCTCCTTAGCGCATTTATTGAGCGGTGGCATCCTGAGACGCACACCTTTCACATGCCTTTTGGTGAGTGCACTATTACTTTGCAAGATGTGGCATATCAGCTTGGTTTGCCGATCGATGGTGAGTTTGTTAGTGGGTGCCTGACCGAGTTTGAGAATCTGATGGAACACGGTAGACCAGCATGGGTGTGGTTCTGGGAGTTGTTTAGGGAGTTACCTCCACAGAGTAAAGTTAAGTTGATGACAGTGTGCTACACATGGTTCCATGAGAGGTTCCGGGTTCTCCCAGTAGATGCTAGTGATGAGACCGTGCGTGTATACGCTCGTGCTTATATTCTGATGCTGTTGTCCTCTCAGCTGTTTGTGGACAAGAATGCAAACAGGGTCCACCTTCGCTGGTTGCCTTATTTGGCATCGTTGGACGACTTGGGTAGATATAGCTGGGGCTCGGCTGCACTGGCCTGGTTGTATAGATATCTTTGTCGTGGAACAAACAGAAACGTTGTTAACTTGGCTGGGCCGCTACAGCTTCTACAgtcttggattttctggaggtttCCCACTTAGGCCGAGTGGCTTTGATGGATTTGGGTTTCCTCTTGCTTCCAGGTTTGGTTTTATATTTTCGGTTCTTGAATTGTTCAACATCATGTGTTATTCTTCGTTTTGACATCATTTGAATCAAAATCGTAGGTGGGCTACGTTTATGCCGAGAAACGATGGAGGGGCTCAAAGATTAGCTTCTGCACGCCTTTTGTTGGATCGATTGCGTGTCCACGATGTGAGTCATTTAGTTATTGCTCTTACTTGCATTGGTTTATGCTAAATGTCATGTTCTAACGACATTCTAACTGTTTCGATACAGTTTGTGTGGGAGCCTTATTCTTCTGTCGAGGTTGCTGCTGTTATTCATCCATAGATACTAGTTGAGGAGCACCGTAGGCTTTGGACTGCCATCACTAGCCTGATATATTTTGCAGCGACTGAGTGGCATCAGGTCGATAGGGTGCTACCCTAGTTCGGCGGTGTTCAGCATCTCCCTCAGTCGGCTCTGAACATAGATTGGCTACATGCGAAGGATGGCAGGGGTGGTGACCGCTGGTTCCCCACGTATTACCGGGAGTGGCATCAGCTTTGGGAGAATCGGCTTCAGTCAGTCATATGGGTTGATCGAGTCCTTGACCCCGGTCCATCATCAGAGTACCTGGATTGGTGGTGCCGTGTGGCGCACAGATTCCTATCCCCGGATGTTGCATTCCAGGATCCGAGGCCGATTTTGTTGTCTGAGGAGGCACGTCACAGAGGGTCGTCCCAGGCTCCTCCCAGGGTGCACGTTTACGACAGACCAGATAACAGGCGAGTCGATCGGCGTCACCGAATAGGCACCCGAACCATGGATCAAGAGTGGCGGGAGTTTGCCGACCGTTTGGAGGAGGACCTCCCTGGACCTGAGCATGGGGATGTAGTGGATTATTGTGTTCCTCGACGTAGATGCAGACGTCAGCCTGGGCGGGATGGTCGTGCAGGGGCTCGAGGTCGAGGACCATCCGTTGAGGATGATGGCACTCAGCACGTTGTTGGTGAGGATGTAGTTGGTTCAGCCTCAGCTATGGATCAGCCGACCTTCGATGTGGGTAGTAGCTCTCAGCTCTTTGCGAACGTGGCCCCACATGCATTTGCTGAGTTTACTACGGCGGCTGTCGGGATGGAGATCGATGATCCTGTTACTGAGTCAGAGTTCTACAGGGATATAGCAGACATGCTCAGGGATGACGATGGTACTCATTATAGGCCACATATGCCTGAGGACCCTGCCCAGTTCGCTGATCAGCAGCCACGGATTGACGACGTTCAGCCTCAGCTGGCTGTTGACCTCAACCAGCCTGCAGCATCTCCGTCTGACCCCTGGTTCACGTTAGGAGGGACACCTACATCCACATTTAGCGCTGTTCCTGCACAGCCATCAGCACCAGCGGCAGATCAGAGACCGAGGCGGGTTAGGCGTCCTCTATTGTGTGGCACCGGAGGTCACTTGCTTGGTCAGTTTGACGATGATGATAGTGACACCATTGAGGATTCTGATTAGTTATGTCATATTTTCAGCCCAGTAGGAACTATGTCAGTTTATGTACTTAGCATCTTAGTTAGACGTCTATCTTTATGGTTTTGtataatgttatttttctttgtaCTTGGTAGATAAACCGGTTTGGTCTTCTATCATAACCAACGTTTCAGTCAGAATTATCATGCGCATTCTGAATGATACCAAagtaaatcaatcaaacatcttAAATAAACATAATTTATTAATACGAAATTAGCGCATTAAATTAACATGTTGGCAGTCATAGACTTAACCAACTATACATggctaaaaaaaactaaaaccagATAGACGACATCATAAACGGCATATATCTAGGCTGACCCTCCACCAGTCTGTCTTCACTAGTCACAGTTCCTCCGCGTATGCCCAGGCTGACGGCATAGCCCACAACGCTTCGGTAGGTTCTCCTGAGACTGATCCATACTACCACGGATCCTGGTTGCCCTTGGACGACCTTCTTTTGCACGCCTCAAATCAGGGTCAGGAATGATAGTTGGCCCAGCATATGGAGGCCACAGTCCTTCAGGGATAGGTGGAAAAAAACCCTGCTTGTAAACGTTGAACACCTCACTCATACGATATACCTCGTGAACATATGACGCCCAATTAAGGCGGGAGTATGCGCAACACGCAATGGCATGGCAACAAGGATAATGCAGCGCCTGAAAGTGGCCACAGTTGCATGTGTTATCTTTAAGGGAAACTCTATAGCTACCCAGCGAGAAGCTCCCGGTTGGTGTTGTCTCGGCGACCGTGTACTCGGATTGATGCCTATCATACAACGTCACTGTGAAGCACCTAGAGTCTCTTATATTCCGATCAATAGCCTTGACCAAGGCTTGACAAAACTCATGCCCAAATTCGACTTGTGCCTCTGCTGTCTGTCCGCGAACCACAAATAGCTGAGCAAGCCTCCCGTAAGTTGACTTAGCCAAAGATGTGACCGGAAGGTTGCGAGTTCTCTTTAACACAGAGTTCACACATTCACTAATGTTGGTTGTCATGTGCCCGAACTGTCAACCACTATCCTCATGTTGGGTCCATTTGTCGTACTCCATCCGGTTGGCCCAGTCACACATTGCTGGATTCTCAGTCCGCATGATGTCAAACCAGTAATAGAACTCTGCTTCAGTCTTTGCGTAGGCAGCATTCACCTGCATCCTCCTTAAGTCCTTACCTTTGAACGTAAGGGCAAAATTGGCCGCCACATGCCGAATATAGTACGCTCGGAAAGCACGAGGAGGGAGCCACCCATTCTCCGGTGCCTCAAGCGTTGCCTTGATCCCATTATGCCTGTCGGAGATAACAAGGATACCCTCCTGAGGAGTTACATGCTCTCGTAGGTTGGACAAGAAGAATAACCACGACTCTGCATTCTCTCCCTCCACAAGGGCAAATGCTATCGGTAGGATGTTCGAGTTCCCATCCTGCGCTATCGCCAACAGCAGCGTCcctccatacttgccatacagGTGGGTACCATCAATACTGACAAGGGGCTTGCAATGCCGGAATGCCTCAATGCACGGTGGAAATGTCCAGAAAAGTCGGTGAAAGTACACCGTCGACTCGTCAACCTCACCACAAAGCCGAACGGGAGAGGTCTTCAACACCGTGATTGTTTCGGGCATTGTTGACTGGACCTCTAAGATCCAACGTGGCAGGTCCGCATACGACTCTTCCCCAATCGCCATATATTTGTGCCACTGCCTTCTGCTTGGCCATCCAAACCTTCCTGTAGCTAGGTCGGAACCCGTAATCAGCTTCTGTAACTTGTTGCAATACCTTTATCGTAACCGCAGCGTCTGCCCTAACCAACGGAAGAATCCTCGCACAGATGATGTGGTAATCCAGCTGACGGTGATCACTCGAAATAGAGGTTGCCAAGCATGTGTGTGGCccgttgtacctcctaacctcCCAAGTTCCCTTACGTGCACGCAGGGCTACTCGAATCAACCAACTACAACCCTTCTCGAATTCTTTGCATTTTCCATGATACTTCAGATGATCTGATTCGATGACTCTGTACTCAACACCTCGCCGGATGCTATAGTCCTTCAAACTCAGCACAGCTTCATCTTTGTTCTAGAATGATTGCCCGATCTGAAATTCTGTAGAAGAGCCCCCGACTGTGTTACCACCGTTCTCCTGTTGAGCCAGAGCATCCAAGTTTAGTGCGGAGAAGTGTGGAGGGTACTGTTGAGAAGCAGAACTTGAAGGCATATGCTGCGTATGTGGATTTGCACCTGTGTCATCGTCGCTGTCCCCTACGATATCAACAGGCTCCTGGTCAGAGTCATCGTCACACATTGCATTCTCTACTCGATCGGGTCCACCAAAGCCTTCCATATAAGTTAACAGGCCACCCCCAGTGCTGACATCGTGAGGAGGCTCAAAAACTGCTGCATTCTCCAAAGGTACAGAACCAACAACCTCTGTACGGTCTAAATCAGCCGCGAATGAAGGGGATGCTACTGGTGGAAGATACGGTCTGACCGTAGGCATCAAACTAGATGCACCTCCGGCGGCAGTCGAGCCAGGAACTGGAGCGGATGCCCCAGAACTTTCAACATCGACCTCCAACTTCGCGAACAACTCATGGATTCTGATTTCCGAAAAACTCCTTACGCAATGGAACAAAACCCTAAGATCTTCATCAGCCTTAACCACAAAGGTATCATACTTAACACCGGTCGAGACAACTGCGATGGGGATCTTGTAGTATAGTTTCTTCACCCACTTGCTACCAAACACGCCAAACTTCTGCAAGATGCTGTTCTTCGAATCTGACATGGTGCTTGACGAACTGATGAAAACACTGAGTGGTTCTctgtcagtgaacttcacaccctcgcttttgctttttttaattttgcCAGAGCAATGCACTAAGGCTAGAAAACTCTCTCCCTCACTTGCCATTGTGAAAATGATCTCTTATGGAGCTTGAATCACTCACATATATATAGAGTTTCCGTGATTGTAAACCGTGGGAACCTTCAGGGTTTTATGCACATCACTCctccttcataaaccgtggtaggcCACAAAGGTTTCTCTTCATGTCGccttcttcataaaccgtggtaacTTGCCACGGTTTATGCTTTGCCAGCTCCCTTCGTAAACCGTGGGAACCTTCCACGGTTTACACACAACGGACAAACATTCATAAACTGTCCCTAACTGCCACGATTTATGTTCGAATTTGAAACCGTGGTTGCTTACCACAGTTTACATACAAAATGGTTTCTGCACATACACGTAAGAGGATTTCATTTTGTGTATTTGGGTAAACATTTCTTGAGATTTATTTATTTGGGTAAATTGccctattatttaatttattttaatatatatttatattttaatatatattttatattaataataattgattttattaattaattttagtatatatataggatgattataaatttaaaactcCAAAAAGCACTCTAAGGCAGATGCTCTTATACTTTGTAAGTTTATGTCGCACTTGATACTTTTTCATTCAAATCTTGGCCATTTTTACAATGATTTGGCCTTCAGGAAATACATCTGGCCAAGCTCCACAGCAACTCCCTGCTaaaactttctttctttcttgtttggTTCAATGAAATTAAAGTAACCTAATAATAATGAAAGCTAGACAAATCCAGCATTAGTTGAACTAGTTCCTAGCCTTAACAAGTTTTATATATCAAAGTGAGTAATAATTGAATTAATAATATAGAGCATCACAAATTCCGATAAGGACAAACTGTAAGGTTGAATTTAAAAACCAAAGTTAAATATGCTGAAAAATCTGCATATTGTAGATCAAAGACAAGAACATTCTCGTATATCGGCTGTCTCTGTTTAGTCACTTTAGAGGATGTATGTATTTTAATGGTCTCTTATATTCTGACAAAAACCTGAAAAGCCACTGTCATATCCAGCATATCAGGGAATATACTATTTTCACCACTTTTCTTTTTTGGGTCAACCTAGCTATTTTTACTCACTTTACAACAACCTTTTATTAGAACAGATTTTAAGACTACTTTATTACTGTGAGTTGTCCATTATTAtcgattaattattttattatactcTACTCATCTATATTAGGGGGTGTAAATTATCAAATAAGACTAAAAATTACTATAAAATCGAACCAAAATTTACAATAactaaattgaaaacaaaaaaattaacttttttaattattttagtttaaatCGATCAGTTTGATTCGATTTTCGATTGGTTCGATAAAGTTAACCGAACTAAATGGAACAAAAAATTATCACATAATGATacttcttttaatattttatcctataACTTAGAAACAAAACTCCTAACGCAATAAACACAATgccttttttcttcattttttttttgtttttaaaatactcaattcatcctcctccttctttttctgaGATTGAGAGCGAGCCATTGAGTAGTCCATCCTCCTCCATCCTTCTCACGCAGGAGCACTAGTGCATTTGTGCTGCTCTCAACGTGCCGTCTGTCCCAGCCATAGCAGAGAGTCCCATCGTCCAGTCTGCTCTTCCTTGTCGCCATCGCCGTTGCCAAGACGCCTTCAACGTCACCAAGTAGCCGCATCATTTCAGGTCGTCGCAGCAGTTAGCGTCATCGTAGCAATCGTCACCGAGGAGCCCTTTTTTTGCCGAGCAATAGCATCAGACTAAGCCCTCTCCTACAACTCAACGATGTCTTTTTCAAAGGTTAGTATATTCACCAAATTTCGGAGTAGAAttcgttgttgttgttggttttgttgtcgatggttcttttatttcttttgagtAAATTTTGATGTTGTTGCTGGTTCTGTTATTGATAgttctgatgcgtgagcatcttgcaCCCTTTATGGCCATTTTGagtttttttaattagttagattttatttagttttacttgatTTCAATACAAAAATctcctttggatgctactttgagttgttttggtgtttttatgatttcaggtaaaattTGGAACAGTTTGGCAGAGTTTGGAACTAAAAACAGAAAAGCTGGCAGAACCCACCTTGGGCACTAAACGCCCAGCTGGTGTTTAGCGCCAGCAGGGGATACAAGCATGTGCGAGTCTGCCCCCTttggggcgttaaacgcccaaaatggtgttTAACGCTAGCAGTCTCACCGAATTCACTCTCTCTTTGGCttctcaagtggatttagcatttattagttttattttattttctttttataatttttatttacaaacaatatcttttagtcttagaatttattattttattttatttccgtatcaaattaggttagtataaaagggaaaagatcttTTGTATCTTGGATCTTCGCCCTTTCCCACTTTTTAGAACCCtagtttctctgtaagtcatgagcaactaaacctctcggttaaggttaggagctctatttatttctatagattagaactattattcttctattttaattaatgtattgatttagtTTCAAGGGTCgtttttgtt
The sequence above is drawn from the Arachis hypogaea cultivar Tifrunner chromosome 4, arahy.Tifrunner.gnm2.J5K5, whole genome shotgun sequence genome and encodes:
- the LOC114927571 gene encoding uncharacterized protein; this translates as MTTNISECVNSVLKRTRNLPVTSLAKSTYGRLAQLFVVRGQTAEAQVEFGHEFCQALVKAIDRNIRDSRCFTVTLYDRHQSEYTVAETTPTGSFSLGSYRVSLKDNTCNCGHFQALHYPCCHAIACCAYSRLNWASYVHEVYRMSEVFNVYKQGFFPPIPEGLWPPYAGPTIIPDPDLRRAKEGRPRATRIRGSMDQSQENLPKRCGLCRQPGHTRRNCD